The Nothobranchius furzeri strain GRZ-AD chromosome 6, NfurGRZ-RIMD1, whole genome shotgun sequence genome includes a region encoding these proteins:
- the sparcl1 gene encoding SPARC-like protein 1: MQAADMRACFFFVFLLAATFALSVKSKPHGKHHRPLETSHSAKGKDLITKEAYKAQLLPTLAAFEASNHEQQDGEMISEDNTNTENEDDEVTENKKKSSAVLLSEEELVDLLKKETEEEEEAKESEVEDEEAEAGMMENPTDNDGNKNVGMLEETEGSTESELPADPDYAADGELLQPLQTEPAADDTPSDQSQDLLDAKNEDDDEKTEAMQTSETGNTVGAPDQDKDSLTEKKSVSNEELEANDDPLVSKSLKSGLQMSQKEEKSKNESGTSTKRNTRKPKKNQRAKKDSPQRNETRSTQEPDQQDRQEPEDAGTENIAQKAKRGRAGKWGPLVGVNPVQIRASAELYPRSRSLLGGDIHLLKTQSDPCENFRCKRGKTCKLDTDGKPGCVCQQPSECPGRTNEFDQVCGTDNKTYDTSCELFAIKCNLEGTKKGHRLHLDYTGPCKLIPLCVSNELVQFPLRMRDWLKNVLLQLYEHDSASPGFLTAKQRFKVKKIFENERRLHAGDHPLELLAQDFEKNYNMYIYPVHWQFAQLDQHPSDRFLSHSELAPLRVPLVPMEHCTSRFFQECDADKDKQVSFKEWTSCFGIKDDDMDINLLF; encoded by the exons ATGCAAGCAGCAG ataTGAGGGCCTGCTTCTTCTTTGTTTTCTTACTGGCAGCAACATTTGCTCTTTCT GTCAAAAGTAAACCTCATGGCAAACACCACAGACCTCTGGAGACTTCTCACTCAGCCAAAGGAAAG GATTTAATCACAAAGGAGGCCTACAAGGCACAGTTGTTGCCCACTTTGGCCGCGTTTGAAGCTAGCAACCACGAGCAGCAAGATGGAGAAATGATCTCGGAGGACAACACCAACACTGAAAATGAAGATGACGAGGTgactgaaaacaaaaagaaaagcagTGCAGTCCTGTTGAGTGAGGAAGAACTGGTAGATCTCCTAAagaaagagacagaagaagaggaagaagcaaAAGAAAGTGAGGTGGAGGATGAGGAAGCAGAAGCTGGAATGATGGAGAATCCCACTGACAATGATGGGAATAAGAATGTTGGAATGTTAGAGGAAACAGAGGGCAGCACAGAATCAGAACTTCCTGCAGATCCTGATTATGCTGCTGATGGTGAACTTCTACAACCTCTACAGACTGAACCAGCTGCTGATGACACTCCGTCTGATCAGAGTCAGGATCTTCTAGATGCTAaaaatgaggatgatgatgaaaagACTGAGGCCATGCAAACCTCAGAGACAGGAAACACTGTAGGAGCCCCTGATCAGGACAAAGATTCACTGACTGAAAAAAAAAGTGTCAGTAATGAAGAACTGGAGGCAAATGATGATCCTCTAGTGTCAAAGAGCCTCAAATCAGGTTTACAAATGTCTCAAAAGGAGGAGAAAAGTAAAAATGAGAGTGGAACTTCCACCAAGAGAAATACAAGAAAACCAAAGAAAAACCAAAGAGCCAAGAAAGACTCTCCTCAGAGAAATGAAACACGTTCTACGCAAGAACCGGATCAACAGGACCGCCAGGAGCCagaggacgccggaacagagaacATAGCCCAAAAAGCAAAGAGAGGACGCGCGGGAAAATGG GGTCCTTTAGTCGGTGTGAATCCAGTGCAGATTAGAGCTTCAGCAGAACTCTATCCCAGGTCCAGGTCCTTACTTGGCGGAGACATCCATCTTCTAAAAACCCAGTCTG ATCCATGTGAAAATTTCCGCTGCAAACGTGGAAAAACATGTAAACTCGACACAGATGGTAAACCAGGCTGTGTGTGTCAGCAACCTTCAGAGTGCCCAGGCAGGACGAATGAATTTGATCAG gttTGCGGGACAGACAACAAAACATATGACACGTCATGTGAGCTCTTTGCGATCAAATGCAACTTGGAGGGCACAAAGAAGGGCCACAGACTTCATCTGGACTACACCGGTCCCTGCAAAT TGATCCCTCTTTGTGTGAGCAACGAACTGGTCCAGTTTCCTCTCCGAATGAGGGACTGGCTGAAAAATGTGCTGCTGCAGCTGTACGAGCATGACTCGGCATCACCAGGCTTCCTCACTGCGAAGCAGAGATTTAAA gtCAAGAAAATCTTTGAGAATGAGAGGCGACTTCATGCTGGAGATCACCCCCTGGAGCTTCTTGCACAGGACTTTGAGAAGAACTACAACATGTACATCTATCCAGTGCACTGGCAGTTTGCTCAGCTGGACCAGCATCCCTCTGACAG ATTCTTGTCCCACTCAGAGCTGGCCCCGCTCAGGGTCCCTCTGGTGCCAATGGAGCACTGCACTTCCCGTTTCTTCCAGGAATGTGATGCTGACAAGGACAAGCAGGTGTCATTTAAAGAGTGGACCTCCTGCTTTGGTATCAAAGACG ATGACATGGACATCAACCTGCTATTTTGA